Below is a window of Dromiciops gliroides isolate mDroGli1 chromosome 5, mDroGli1.pri, whole genome shotgun sequence DNA.
CCTGGCCTGATTTGCTGAGCAATTAGGACCAAGAGGAACTCATAGGTGCCCCCAAGTTGAGAGGGGAGATATAAGGCATATGGGACACCACATTGTGCTGGGAAAACAGAGACCCCAGGATACCAGTGTTGCTGGGAAAGCTATATTATGTAGGATGGGGAGACAGAAGCTTACACTAGCCCTGACAGCTTCCTATTTTAATATCCTTGCTAATTTGGTGCagtgttgggttgtttttttcttcttttttctccaaagCTACTGGAGGATTGCAAGTGCTATCAGTGCCCTCTAAATTTCACACCCTAGGACAAAATTCTAATCGCCCAGTCCTAGTTATGGCTCTCAGTCCAAGTCTACTAGATGGCCTCCCCTTCAgagatacatataaataaaactcacatgcacagatacacacacatgcacaacaTTCTATACACAACTTGTGGTTTCATCTAGGAAAGCACTGAACACTGCATAATTGAAGGACTTGTCAtgtgcctttttttaaaatttttttttttagtgaggcaattggggttaagttacttgcccagggtcacacagctagtaagtgttaagtgtctgagactggagtcctcctgactccagggccggtgctctatccactgtgccacctagctgccccatgtgcctTTTTTTTTAGACAGGTGAGGTTTGGCTGACTGACAGGGGAAGGTCAAAGAGGAAGAtatagtgggaagaacactgaagTTAGAGGCACcagacttgagttcgaatcctttctctgccacttattacctgtgtgacctcagggcaAACACTCGACCTCACTGGTCCTCAGTTCTCTCTGTAAAATGTAgttgttggattagatgaactctaagtctatgattctttgGTTCAATGATcccaagtcacttatccttcctttgcctcagtttactcatctgtaaaacaaggggctgACCTCTAAGTTCCTTCAATTCAAAGTCTTTGACCTCTAATCTCCCCATCTGGAAGTTGCCATCCTTCATCAATGCCAAGACTGCGACCCCAGGCATGCCAGTCTTCACCAGCCAACCAACCATCTACAGGTAGGGGAGTTTCCCTTTTAATGACCACCTTTCCTTGACTTACCAGGAAAACAGGggcaatgaaaggaaggaaaatcagCTTTTGGTCTCAAGGAGAGATGGATTTGTAGTCAACAACCTGGGGTTTGGATCTGGACCATACTCCCTACTAGATCTGTGACCCCATCATCAACCCTTtctagccctcagtttcttcatctgtaaaataaggggcttgaTCTAAATGGTCACTTAGGTTCTTTCCAGCATGGGGTCTCGGATCCTATAATCTCAATTCAAACCCCTCTCTCCCTAATGAAGCCTTCCTACAtcagtcagtgaacaagcattcattttaccatatgccaggcatttttttgtttttgaggcaatctaggttaagtgacttgcccagagttgcataGCTAAGGaaccttgttttaaaaaaaaaatatttctgaaaccCACATTTCAATGTGATTGCTTTCCTTTGGATactctgtgttttattttgtgcatttaaaaacatgtctCAGAGAagaagtccataggcttcactggacTGACCGCCAAAGGGGCCCaggacatcaaaaaaaaaatcagtctctttaaaatttaattcacCTTTTTGGATACTCATAAccatcctgtgagataggtgcatATTACGCATggctatttttacagatgaggaaactaagatttaATGAACAAGGGCAGGTCTACTGCTAAGTGTTGAAGACATCCCAGGTCATGGGATGGATCACAAGATGCAAAGCTAGAAAGGAAGGGTCTTAGTGATCCATAGTTTTGAATATCTAAAGCCAGAAGAGATCTACTccaatctctccctcccccctttgacagatgaagaaattaaggtgaCCTAAGAAGCAGTAGAGGTGAGTTGTCTTCTGTCTCTTCCTGCAGTAGGATTTCTATCACATTGATCTTACCTCACATACACTCACACTCATATATCTCATGGTTCAAAgctaggacttgaatccaggtctaagCCAGTCCAGGATTTTCTCCCTGACACTACCTGCTATAAGTAGAATCAGTGAATATGGGTGAGTGAATGAAGAGCAGAGACTGCagattcataatttcttacaatttTACCTCCTGGGGAGGACCTGAGAATTGAGGTGACAactaaatcatagatttagagctgaattgGATCTCAGAAACCAAgtagtctaacctcttcattttacaaataaaggaaccaggggcagctaggtggtgcaatggataaagcaccagccctggattcaagagggcctgagttcaaatccaacctcagacacttgacacttactagctgcgtgaccctgggcaagtcacttaacccccattgccccacaaaaaaaccccaaaaaacaacaaataaaggaaCCAAGAGCAGAGACAGGATATTAAATGTTGTCTCAAGGTCACATTCAAGCATCAGAGGCAGTATTTTGACTCCATATCTTTCCTATCGCCTTGCcttgtatatattaaatatatattatagaaatatataatatagaaatatttatctatgtactacatacatgtatgatatattcttatattatatattatatattacatataagtatcctgatataaatatatattttatagtcaAATCTGGGGGAACTTAGACTATGGAATATCTGAGTTGGGAGGGACCCTAGAAAAGAGGAGGTCAGAATTGAGAGGAGCTTTAGAATAGAAGATGTccgagctgggaggggccttagaacagggaatgtcagagtaTGGAAGGACCTTACAACACAAaatattagaacatagaatgctgggctttgAAAGACCCTTAGAATTTATCTCCTACGGCTTGCTCTCATTACTCTTGCTCATATTAACTCCAGTGAAGTTGGTCAAAGTCAAAATCCAGTGCGAATTTCCTGAGGAGCATCCTAGAAAGCACAATATATCCAGTCCTTTGGTTAAGTGATTAAACAGGAAGTCTGAAAGTTTCAAGGATGTATCTGAGCAGCTGGTCCATCCATTGATGAACATCTCAATCCCATTCTGCTTCCCCACATGGTTTAAAGGGATGGTCTTGGTGAGTAACTAGGGTCTCCAAATTTAAttcttggggaaagaagtttCAAACGATGAGTTGAGTTGCTCTAagtttattcaagttttctgatGACCTTTGGCTAtatttagtgaggtaattggggttaagtgacttgcccagggtcacacagctagtaagtgttaagtgtctgaggccggatttgaactcaggtcctcctgaatccagggtgctttggctatatttaaaagagaaatctATTCATAACCAGGGAATtaagagtgccactgacctctgccctggtcagatgcTGAAGTTCGAGTAGTGAATTCAGGTCTGGTAACATTTTATGAAGGAAGCAGGGCCTATCTAGAGgaaagagcccaggacagagagGGGACTATCATATCTGTGTTACATGGAGATCAATTCTGAAGAAACTGGGCATGTTTGacctgaaaataagaaaacttaaaaggagggtggggtgggaagggaggcatCATTATCATCTCTAAACATCTGGATCATGTGAATTATGAGGCttcttctgtttggccccagaggacggAACCAGGAGCaaccggggtgggggggggggcgggggaagcatGCAAAGATTCTAACTTGATATCAGGAAGAAATCCCTAATAATGAGTGCTGTCCCCACAGACTGCCCTAGGAGGTGGGGGGGGCTTCCCTTCATTGGAGGGCTTCTAGAAAAGTCTGGGTGACCCTTCATTGGTGACAATGAATCAGGTGACAAGTTGGACTTGGTCACTAATgtgtcttccaactctgagattttctcATTCTCCATGAGAAGGAAAGATAGTGGAGAAGGAGGGGAAGTTAGCCAGAACTCCTCAGTGTAACCCCCTCAAGGGGAACTCCCAAAATGAGTCTCTTTAATGCTATAAGCAAAAGAACAGGGAACATGAAACAGGCTGTGGGTGCAAGCTGCTGCACATGGGAATGACGTTTAGCTGCGCTCTTGTACAAATCATTGGTGCTAGAACTGAGACAGGATCAAGCACAATACACAACCAGCACCTACTGTGGCTACCAGGTACTGCAAAGCCAAAATCAAGACAACCCCTGCTCTGGAGAAGCTTGCAATGtagctgggaggggcagctaggtggtacagtggatagagcaccagccctggagtcaggagcacctgagttcaaatcctgcctcagacacttaacacttactagctgtgtgaccttgggcaagtcacttaaccccaattgcctcaccaaaaaaacaaacaaaacaaaacaaaacaatgtagcCGGGGAAGAAGGAGGTCAGGAAAGGCAGTGGATACAAGGcctatcacaaaaaaaaaaaaaagttaactggaGGTTATGGGAACTGAAGGTGATGCCCCCTTCACAGCAATGGTTAAATTTACATTTAACAGGGATTAATGATGGTGGTGATTATGATGataattagaatttatatagGGCTTTGCATTCATTTGAGTCTAAGATGAGTATTGTCAATTATCCCTTCActttaccccccccaaaaaaaaaatttgagcagAGATGAGCTATTCCAAATATTATCCCTAATTCGGCATCTAATTGTGCTTCTAACCCTAATTCCCTGTTTCTAACCCTACCCCTAACCATCTAACCCTAACTCTATCTAATCCTGCTTCTCTCCACTGTAGCTCATGAGCTTTTCTAGGAGACTACTTCCaagtctctttctgtctctgaaccTATTTACTCTAATTTTATACACAGTACTAACAAGGTTGGTTATGTGCTCTCCCAGCTCATGGTGATTCACCTCAATCCATTAAGCATCTATTACAGGCAAGGGAAATCCTACTATGTACGCTAGGCTCTGAAGAtccaaaaacagtctctgctttcaagcaGTCTGGTAGGTTTATGTGtgtggtgggagtggggagggagggatcaaATCCTGGGGGATCAGAGACAGGCTAGACGGCCGACAGGGAGGAAGACCGTACACTTGGAAACAGCAGACACAGCAACTCATAAGCTTTAGAGCATTTATGCCTCTATCTCATATTCTAAGACAGGGGAAGGGGGACGAGATTGAAGGGTCAGAATGGTAAGAGGGGCCACTTATGCCTGCCGAACTCTGTGGGGCTTTCGTAGTTTTGGGGCAGTTCAGGAACGTGAGTGCTGTTTGGACCCCAGAAGCCCAGTTTTATCCCAAAAGCAAGATTTTTACTGTGACGCtcctggagaagaggaagggcTGGCAGGCGGGCCCTGGAGGCTGGGGGCACATCAAATCACCGAAGCCGAGACATAAGTCAAACCAGAGAACCGAGGAGGTGAACAAAACAAGAGCGAGAATCAGACACAAGCTAAAGTCAGAGGCCCAAGGCCAGAGCTGGCTCTAGAGTACTGTGCTACTCGGAACCCTTGGGTGCCTGATACTCTGAAATCCCATGGAGCTGCTGTTGTGAGTGAGCCCCTAAAGGCCCTGGAAGGTCGGAATTCAATACAGGGGCTGCACTGGGGAAATCATAGGTATAGATGAACTAGAGGGATGGTGAGGGGTCAGAGCCTGTGCAGGGAGGTACCTCCCTTGAAAGAACTTCGAAAGTTCTTGtaacacagaggttaaatgacttattcaagggGACACAGCCAAATAGGTGTTGGAGTGAAGACTTGAAGCCTGTTCTTTCTGATTCTGCTCTCTATCTGTTACACCATGATGCTAGTGCAGGCTGCCAATAACTAACAGACTCATTGTTAGAACACACAATGTTAGATCGGGGAGGGTTCTAAGGGgatggaatatcagagctgggagggaccttggaacatGGAGTGTTAGCTCTGGGAGAGACTTTAGAAtagagaaggtcagagctgggagggaccttagaacatgggatgttaggggagagactagaataaaggtcagaggtgggagggtccttagcaCATGGAAcattagaggtagaagggaccctGAGGAACCATTTTgtccaatcccctaattttacagatgaggaaacagcctgaGAGAGGGTGGGTGAGATACCTTACTTCTTGGGCACACAGCACCCCACCCTCTCTAGCCTCAGTTTGGCCACTTTGGGGAGCTTAGGGGGGACAGGGACCAGTGACTGGGGAGCACTAGGCAGGGGTTGGGGCACATGCAGGAAAGGGTGAAGCTTAAGGAAGAGTTGAGATGTGTGTGTTTATGAGCACTGAGAATGGCTTTGCTGTAAACCCATTTTTGAAAAGTCTCTGTAAACAACTGGCCATATAATCACTAACTATACAGTGGAAGAAACTACCTGCTGCCAAGAcaggtgactttcccaaagtcccaCAATGAGTTAGTGGCAGGATTGCGATGAGAGCACATGTCTAGCCACTTTGGGGGGCACTTGTCTGTGATAACCCAGGCTCAGGAGATCACAGATGGAAGTGCTTACACGGTCCATATCACCATGACAACAACTTTTAGGGAACAATGAATACTTGGGAATATTCTGcggttttcattttgtttctcccttctcctcccctcaccccattgGCTTCTTTCCTCACCCCAGTTATAACCACCCTCTGACCTTGAAATATGTTGGATCTCATATTGTATCCCAGCTCATAATAATCTGCAAACGCAGAGGATTCCATTGAATTCCGAGTCTTGTTCACGTGGTTGCTCGCCTGCTTCTGTCCTTCGATCACTTCATATATAGCCCTTCGAGCCTGGGATGAAGGGAGCTCAAGGTGTTATGCTCTGCACCTACCTCGGAACTCCTACCAATCTCATgtgtctcccagctctgacagttcCTGTTCTAAGTACCCTCCTTGCTCTGAAATTTCGTGTTCTAAGGCCCCCTCCCAGTTCTGAGGTTTCTTGTTCTATGATGctcccagtcctgacattctCTAAGGTACAGACTAGTTCAGGAATTCCTTGTCCTAAGgctcctcctagctctgacattcccagttctaaagcccctcctagaggaccctcccagttctgaccttTTCTCTATTCTAAAATCTCTCCCAGATCTAACACCCCATGTTCTAaggctcccttccagctctccctgttctaaagcccctcctagttctgacattccccattctaaggcctctcccagctctgacattccatgttctaaggtccctctcagctctgacattccatgttctaaggttcctctcagctctgacattccatgttctaaggttcctctcagctctgacattccatgctCCAAGGGCCATTTCAGCTTTAAAGTAGgtccctttggggcagctagatggcatagtggatagagcaccagccctggattcaggaggacctgagttcaaatccggcctcagacacttgacacttagtagctgtgtgaccctgggcaagtcacttaaccccaattgcctcacccccccaaaaaaaaaattaaattaaagtagGTCCCTTCATTGCCATCCCCCACCATTGATCCTCGGTCCTCTCCTTGTTCCCTGACCAGACCAAAGAATGCCCTAGAGATAGATACCTGCTCCTCAGTCACAAGCTGATCCACCGTATTGCTCCCAAACTTGTGCCGGATATTGCTGGGGATGCAGCTGGCACTTCTGCCGATCATGCCCTCTTGGCACTCGGCACCAGAGCTGTCATCCCCTTCAGCCATGGGTACTCTGCAATCTTCTGCCCCCTTGGAAGAATGTATCTCCTCTCTTGAGCTCATCCTGCTTGACCGACAGGAGCCTCTTGACCCATATTTCCTGGGGGTGACTGCCTCACGGCTGGAGACATCCCTCCCATCAGATGACCCAGTGCTCAACCTTGGTTCCACAGAATGAGTTGTTCCCAGCCGGCTACTACTTTTCACGCTGATGTCCCTTGTCGGGGGAGGCTCTATAGGAGATGGTGACTGCTTCTTGGGATGGGATTGGTCCAAAGGAGTCCTGGGTCCTTTCTGGGACTGCCGGTCATTGTCTTTCTGGATGTTTGTCGGAGGCCTGGACCCATAAGCCACACCTAGAGATAAATGAGGAATAGGGACACAGACAGAAAAAGcgtaaagagacagagatagacaaagaggaagacattaagatggagaagaggggacacagagagaagaggagataaGGACAAGAGAAAAGGCATTAAAAGgtacagaaagagaaaggatgaggaggaagtgagggaaaagaaaaaagagaggcaaaagatgacATAGGAGAGagataaaagggggaaagaaatgagaagaaaaaacaagacagaaagaagggaaaaaagagagggggaggaaaacaTACTAAAAGAATCTTAGAGTCTCTGGGGTGCTAGGGATCTCAGTGGCCATCTATCCCAACCTGCACCTGGGCACGACCTCCCTCTGCAACCTCACTAACAATTGGTTTTTCAACCTTTACTGGAAGACCCCCTGGGAGGGAAAGCTTATTCCATGTGTTGATTTTacagttaggaagtttttccttttatctgccccaaatctgcctttctgcaaCTTTTGATTTAATCATTAATTGAGCATTTATTTCCTCATGTCTACCATGCCACTACCATGggatagtgacttgtccagggtcctgcAGGTACTGAGTGCCAGATTCTGGATTTTATGGCTAGTCTAGTTGCACCTCCACCTAAACCGCATTGTCAACTATCTGACTTCTGGCATGAGCCAGTATGACCAATGTTTATGGAGCACCATCCTAAGTACCCAGCCGTAAGCTATGCATTGGGTAGtggtgaagagagaaaagccTGGgaaatctctctccttttcctaaatCTGTCTTGTTCAACTGGGTCCACGGGAGGGAGGAAACCACTCATAGGACTTTATCCTGAGTATCAGGTTCATTTAGCCAGGAACCCGCTAAATCCTTTGTGCAGAAAACAAATGAGCAGACTCTTGTCCCTTTGAAATTGAATTCTCCCAGAGTGTCCTAGCAGTCTCTCATAGCCAACCAGTCCTGGCCAGCTCCAAAGTCTCTCTTTACTTTGGGAAGGCATGAACAAGATGAAGGGCATTGTTTATTTTGTGTATTCATCTATGTAATGGGAGCATCCCACTGAGCCCCATGGACTGACTGGCCTGGCCAAGCCCAGGCCATTTCTGGTTGGTCATGGGGAGGGAGTGGGGCTTTGGGTGGAGTTTTGGGAGGATAGTGTTATCCCTAGGTACCATGATGGCAGCAAGGGATGCCTGCACCCCAAAGTCCCTCAACACAAAGCCTCACATAATTCCTATAAGCACTTATCAATGAACATGGGGTGTGCTATTGTGGAATGTAATCTCCCTGAGGGTAGGCCTGCTCAGACCCAAGTCCTCATTAACCCAGGGAGTGAACAAGCCCAGCTCTGACTGCCTCATCTAGCTGGTCAATGATCCCCTTAATGATGGAGGGCCATCTCATTTGGGGTGGCAGGATCATGTTGCAGAGGGGGAATAGGCTGACTTGTACAGATAGAGGCAGAAATAGGGCCACTTATAGGAGGATAAGGAAGCCCTACAATATCCCCGGCAGATCTCACAGCCAGCATCTTCTTCCTACATCTGCCCTTTTGTCTATACCTCCTACCTGCGGCTTGGCCTGCTCCCTCTTTCTCTGCGTCCTGTAGATCCAGATCAAGATCCTGTCAATGACAACATGAAAATGACAAACCAATACAAAGAACCCACACTTCTATAGTAGCTAGGGGgagcagaggatagagcattgtgcctggagtcaggaggacctgagttcaaatccagcctcggacacgtTTGAccctgtttgactctgggcaagtca
It encodes the following:
- the TEX33 gene encoding testis-expressed protein 33 isoform X2, coding for MGEKVPEPMKDLDLDLQDAEKEGAGQAAGVAYGSRPPTNIQKDNDRQSQKGPRTPLDQSHPKKQSPSPIEPPPTRDISVKSSSRLGTTHSVEPRLSTGSSDGRDVSSREAVTPRKYGSRGSCRSSRMSSREEIHSSKGAEDCRVPMAEGDDSSGAECQEGMIGRSASCIPSNIRHKFGSNTVDQLVTEEQARRAIYEVIEGQKQASNHVNKTRNSMESSAFADYYELGYNMRSNIFQGPPMEARSLMKDSYTMEVIERSVRDPQHWHGRKTDDLGRWHQKNALNMNLQKALDQKIGERSRSLK
- the TEX33 gene encoding testis-expressed protein 33 isoform X1, with the translated sequence MGEKVPEPMKDLDLDLQDAEKEGAGQAAGVAYGSRPPTNIQKDNDRQSQKGPRTPLDQSHPKKQSPSPIEPPPTRDISVKSSSRLGTTHSVEPRLSTGSSDGRDVSSREAVTPRKYGSRGSCRSSRMSSREEIHSSKGAEDCRVPMAEGDDSSGAECQEGMIGRSASCIPSNIRHKFGSNTVDQLVTEEQARRAIYEVIEGQKQASNHVNKTRNSMESSAFADYYELGYNMRSNIFQGVLTGPPMEARSLMKDSYTMEVIERSVRDPQHWHGRKTDDLGRWHQKNALNMNLQKALDQKIGERSRSLK